One part of the Anaeromyxobacter sp. Fw109-5 genome encodes these proteins:
- the modA gene encoding molybdate ABC transporter substrate-binding protein gives MTLGLPLALALFAAGAAGAQDGKRTLSVAAAANLKSAADELKRGFEAEQPGVEVRLALGASGTFFAQLQQGAPFDVFLSADREYPAKLVAAGLAAAADEKVYAFGKLVVWSPPGSAPGLEEQGLAALARPEIERIAVANPAVAPFGRATERALRSAGVHGAVKPKLVLGTSVAQAAQFATTGAADVAFLPYSLTFGEALSGGRVFLVPEALYPRIEQSAIVLSGSRDPALARRFLAFVTGAKGRAVLARYGYGLP, from the coding sequence GTGACGCTCGGCCTGCCCCTCGCCCTCGCGCTCTTCGCCGCCGGCGCGGCGGGGGCGCAGGACGGGAAGCGAACCCTCTCCGTGGCCGCCGCCGCGAACCTCAAGAGCGCCGCGGACGAGCTGAAGCGGGGGTTCGAGGCGGAGCAGCCGGGCGTGGAGGTGAGGCTGGCGCTGGGAGCCTCCGGAACGTTCTTCGCGCAGCTCCAGCAGGGCGCGCCGTTCGACGTCTTCCTCTCCGCCGACCGCGAGTACCCGGCGAAGCTCGTCGCGGCGGGGCTCGCGGCCGCGGCCGACGAGAAGGTCTACGCGTTCGGCAAGCTCGTGGTCTGGTCGCCGCCGGGGTCGGCCCCGGGCCTCGAGGAGCAGGGCCTGGCCGCGCTGGCCAGGCCCGAGATCGAGCGGATCGCCGTCGCCAACCCCGCGGTCGCTCCCTTCGGTCGCGCCACCGAGCGGGCGCTCCGGTCGGCGGGCGTCCACGGCGCGGTGAAGCCGAAGCTCGTCCTCGGCACCAGCGTCGCGCAGGCCGCCCAGTTCGCGACCACCGGGGCAGCCGACGTCGCGTTCCTCCCCTACTCCCTCACGTTCGGCGAGGCGCTCTCCGGCGGGAGGGTCTTCCTCGTCCCCGAGGCGCTCTACCCCAGGATCGAGCAGTCCGCGATCGTGCTCTCGGGCTCGAGGGATCCCGCGCTCGCCCGGCGCTTCCTCGCCTTCGTCACCGGCGCGAAGGGGCGCGCCGTCCTGGCGAGGTACGGCTACGGCCTCCCCTAG
- a CDS encoding rhomboid family intramembrane serine protease, translated as MFPYRDENQTQRRSYVTLAFIALNVLAWVLVQGAGSDLPLMQSVCDLGLIPGELTGALPPGTAFPMGEGIACLTDPGTQASHLLTSMFLHGSWMHLLGNMWFLWIFGDNVEDSMTRPRFLAFYVLCGLAAAFAQVVTSPASGVPMVGASGAISGVMGAYLVLYPRVRVFALVPIGFFLTSIALPAWMMLVYWAGLQLLSGVASMGQSGGGVAFWAHVGGFAAGVVLVKLFARGDHVREHRTHHWRPRRVRGW; from the coding sequence ATGTTCCCCTACCGCGACGAGAACCAGACGCAGCGCCGGTCCTACGTCACCCTCGCCTTCATCGCCCTGAACGTCCTCGCGTGGGTGCTCGTGCAGGGCGCGGGCTCGGACCTCCCGCTCATGCAGTCCGTGTGCGACCTCGGGCTCATCCCCGGCGAGCTCACCGGCGCCCTTCCGCCCGGGACGGCCTTCCCGATGGGGGAGGGGATCGCGTGCCTGACGGACCCGGGGACGCAGGCCTCGCACCTCCTCACCTCCATGTTCCTGCACGGCTCCTGGATGCACCTGCTCGGGAACATGTGGTTCCTCTGGATCTTCGGGGACAACGTCGAGGACTCGATGACGCGGCCGCGCTTCCTGGCGTTCTACGTCCTCTGCGGGCTGGCGGCGGCGTTCGCGCAGGTGGTCACGAGCCCGGCCTCGGGCGTCCCGATGGTGGGCGCCTCGGGCGCGATCAGCGGCGTGATGGGCGCCTACCTCGTGCTGTACCCGCGCGTCCGGGTGTTCGCCCTCGTGCCGATCGGCTTCTTCCTCACGTCCATCGCGTTGCCCGCGTGGATGATGCTCGTGTACTGGGCCGGGCTCCAGCTCCTGAGCGGCGTCGCGTCGATGGGGCAGAGCGGCGGCGGCGTCGCCTTCTGGGCGCACGTCGGGGGCTTCGCCGCGGGCGTGGTCCTCGTGAAGCTCTTCGCGCGCGGCGATCACGTCCGCGAGCACCGCACCCACCATTGGCGCCCGAGGCGCGTGCGCGGGTGGTGA
- a CDS encoding helix-turn-helix transcriptional regulator, protein MPDPLLTTVEVAELLRVHPKHVYRLLKKGLPARRVGSEWRFSRADVLAWAGGEAAGTREEPSGAPVPLASASADAAPSLIAANGDVAVLTLLKLASARGPPLLGFVQADMRAAAELLRRRAVLAAGAHAGGFPSHVGEERVARVHLVTREIGLVHPAGRPMRLAQLARKRLASRPATAGVRDHLDVALRGAGLDPARVHANALVVDSHLEVVLAVVAGRADAGLCSRAWGERAGLAFQPLATEAYGLIVKARDLGDARVVRLCEVAQGEAFRAEVGGIAGYDAAGAGDIRYDA, encoded by the coding sequence ATGCCCGATCCGCTGCTCACGACCGTCGAGGTCGCCGAGCTCCTCCGCGTCCACCCGAAGCACGTCTACCGGCTCCTCAAGAAGGGCCTGCCGGCGCGTCGCGTCGGATCGGAGTGGCGCTTCTCGCGCGCCGACGTCCTCGCCTGGGCGGGGGGCGAGGCGGCCGGGACGCGGGAGGAGCCCTCCGGAGCCCCGGTCCCCCTCGCGAGCGCCTCGGCGGACGCGGCGCCGTCGCTGATCGCGGCGAACGGCGACGTGGCCGTGCTGACGTTGCTGAAGCTCGCGTCCGCGAGGGGACCTCCGCTCCTCGGCTTCGTGCAGGCGGACATGCGGGCCGCGGCGGAGCTCCTGCGCCGCCGGGCGGTGCTGGCGGCCGGCGCCCACGCCGGCGGGTTCCCGAGCCACGTCGGCGAAGAGCGCGTCGCGCGCGTGCACCTCGTCACCCGCGAGATCGGGCTCGTCCATCCCGCCGGGAGGCCGATGCGCCTCGCGCAGCTCGCCAGGAAGCGGCTGGCCTCGAGGCCCGCCACGGCCGGCGTCCGCGACCACCTCGACGTGGCGCTCCGGGGCGCGGGGCTCGATCCGGCGCGGGTCCACGCGAACGCCCTGGTGGTGGACTCCCACCTCGAGGTCGTCCTGGCCGTGGTGGCGGGCCGCGCCGACGCCGGGCTCTGCTCGCGCGCCTGGGGCGAGCGCGCCGGCCTCGCGTTCCAGCCGCTCGCCACGGAGGCGTACGGGCTGATCGTGAAGGCGCGCGATCTCGGCGACGCCCGCGTGGTCCGGCTGTGCGAGGTCGCCCAGGGCGAGGCGTTCCGCGCGGAGGTGGGCGGCATCGCCGGGTACGACGCCGCCGGCGCGGGCGACATCCGCTACGACGCGTGA
- a CDS encoding YkgJ family cysteine cluster protein yields the protein MAELRDALPPLYRELLGEPFAEEIPPESKATCSACAMLERGCQGSAVAPVDGRSRFFSPDTKCCTFHPRLPNYLLGAILTSDDPALAEGRRRVAARIASRVGVSPEWLHPPRTFTLLYDSARGAFGRARGLRCPFYEADAGGCTIWAHRDAVCSTYFCKYVAGADGRRFWTAVKELLSLVEIQLARAALLELAPDLLDREPGLRPASATPVGPEDIDGAAPPEEEYLAAWGAWAGREVELYAACDAYVRSLSAHDLDGLLGLDGRLARRAVRRALDTARSPSLPPVLRLDPGATIAWLPDGSVALGSYSELEAVALPGAAYRLLARFTGDEPISTVRARLRAEEHADLSDDVLLELYRQRVLVPPPRRAAARPGGGGPAP from the coding sequence ATGGCCGAGCTCCGCGACGCCCTCCCGCCGCTGTACCGCGAGCTCCTCGGAGAGCCCTTCGCCGAGGAGATCCCGCCCGAGTCGAAGGCGACGTGCTCCGCGTGCGCCATGCTCGAGCGCGGGTGCCAGGGGTCGGCCGTCGCGCCGGTGGACGGGCGCAGCCGCTTCTTCAGCCCGGACACGAAGTGCTGCACGTTCCACCCGAGGCTCCCCAACTATCTCCTCGGCGCGATCCTGACGAGCGACGATCCGGCGCTCGCGGAGGGGAGGCGCCGCGTCGCGGCGCGGATCGCCTCGCGCGTGGGCGTCTCGCCCGAGTGGCTCCACCCTCCCCGCACGTTCACGCTGCTCTACGACAGCGCGCGCGGCGCCTTCGGCCGCGCCCGGGGGCTGCGCTGCCCGTTCTACGAGGCGGACGCGGGGGGATGCACGATCTGGGCGCACCGCGACGCGGTCTGCTCCACCTACTTCTGCAAGTACGTCGCGGGCGCCGACGGGCGGCGGTTCTGGACGGCCGTGAAGGAGCTGCTGTCGCTCGTGGAGATCCAGCTCGCGCGCGCGGCGCTCCTCGAGCTCGCGCCCGACCTGCTCGACCGCGAGCCGGGGCTGCGGCCGGCCTCGGCGACGCCGGTCGGCCCGGAGGACATCGACGGTGCGGCGCCCCCCGAGGAGGAGTACCTCGCCGCGTGGGGCGCCTGGGCGGGCCGCGAGGTCGAGCTTTATGCCGCCTGCGACGCCTACGTGCGGTCGCTCTCCGCGCACGATCTCGACGGGCTCCTCGGGCTGGACGGGCGGCTCGCCCGCCGCGCGGTCCGTCGCGCGCTCGACACGGCGCGCTCCCCCAGCCTCCCGCCGGTGCTGAGGCTCGATCCCGGGGCCACGATCGCGTGGCTCCCCGACGGCAGCGTCGCGCTCGGCTCGTACAGCGAGCTCGAGGCGGTGGCGCTCCCCGGGGCGGCGTACCGCCTGCTCGCGCGGTTCACCGGCGACGAGCCCATCTCGACGGTGCGCGCGCGGCTCCGGGCGGAGGAGCACGCCGACCTCTCCGACGACGTCCTCCTCGAGCTGTACCGGCAGCGCGTGCTCGTGCCCCCTCCGCGGCGGGCTGCGGCCAGGCCGGGCGGGGGCGGGCCGGCGCCGTAG